Part of the Musa acuminata AAA Group cultivar baxijiao chromosome BXJ3-10, Cavendish_Baxijiao_AAA, whole genome shotgun sequence genome, AAGCTTCATGTTGAGCGGCACATTCATCTTGCCTCCGGTGAGGCGTTTGTTATGTACGATGATCAGTGGCCATCTCTTCATGGGAAGCTTCTGCCGTATGGCATTAACAACTGCATTGACCTATACGTTCAAAAGGAAGATTAAGTCAACAGGAACTCCAATAAATAGTCAAATCAAATCTTAGTACATTAGTTCCATCTCAGTTTCTTGATACACGCCTTATTAATGGAGAACCGCCGCTGACTAAAAAGACCAATATTTGCAGCATCAACGACAGCTTCAAATGGACCATAATAATCTAACCATTTCTGCAAGAAAAACCATTCATCATCGATGCCCTGCATAACTTTGTTTGAAAGAAAACACTAAAGCAGAAGATTTGCATGCAGGGATCAAAAGCATGAAACCACAGATGAGTAGGTGCAAGCTGATAGAATAAGTAGCTTAAGAACTGGGGGATCTCATACTTGAAACTTGTGAAAATTTGAGTTCCTTTCTCTTTTGTTGGCCAGTGATGCTACAGAGTTGGCAAAGTTTTCTGTCTCGATTGGATCAAGGTCTATGGTCACCAATTTGTCACCACAAGCCATGCAAACGCCGTCTGTGCTAACACCAGTATGTGACACATTCCACTTTCCTTTGCCCAGCCATCCCTGCCCATGCCATCCCCCTCCACCTTTCTCAATGGCTTCTGCCACCGCCTGCACATCCCATTTCCTTTTCCCCAGCCTAGATGCAGCTGAGCTCCTAAACCAAGCCTCGAGTACCGTTGCTGTAGATGGAGACACCTGCCTAACATTGGTTCTAAGCTTGTGCAGTAGATAGTAAACCTTTTCTCCTCTACGAGCTGCGACGCTAGCTCTCATGAGCGCCTCCAGCTCAGGCTCTTCGGGGTGGACGCCGTTCTGCGACATGTGTGCTTCGACCTCGAAAGCTTTGTCGACGTCGCCATCGTTGCAGAAGGTCAGCAATGCAGGACCATAGGAGCGCAACTTTGGAGTCACGCCCAGAGGCTTCATTTGCTTTACAATCTCAAAGGCCATATCGCCGTTGCCCATTGACATTGCTACTCGGGCCACCGATGTTAGAGCTGCCTCGCTCATCGGAATCTTCTCCAAGCACATCTTTTCGTATATCTCCAGTCCCCTGGTTCGAGCGTAGTCTCTGATGTCTTCGCTGACTTGAATTGGAACTCCATCTTTCCGGGCTCCTTGGCTTGCATCTTTAATTAGGGCTCCATTCGACTCGGAAGTATGTTGGGCGTTCTCCTCGTGTACCACTTCCCCATCTTCTTCACCTGCTTCGGCCGAATGCTTCGACAAAGACTCGTTGCTCGAGTAATGTGGATTGGAACCAGAAGAACCACTTTTTGCTGGGTGAATGACCCCGATGGCCGCAGCAGAACACAAATAGAGCAGCACGTTGTAGTGGTACTGCTTCAGCTTGATACCTTCTTTCACGGCGGAGTCATATAGGGCAATGGCGCCCATCACATCCCCCGTCTTCGAGCGCATATCCAGCTTCACTCTAAGATCGATTTCATCTTCGCGAAGCTTGGGTTTCttactcttcttcttcatccttctCTCTTCCTCCTTTTCCTTGTCTCTTCTCACCCAAGGTGTCATCTTTTTTGACTTCCGAGCCGTGCCTTCGCCTCTGGACCTCAGAAAAGCCAGCCTCTGTTTGGCGACGCCAAGCTCAACATTCTTTACCTCACTCGCTGTTCCACCCTCAGCTCGCCCACCATTTCTGCCAACCCTTTCGTCTCCCTGGGTTCTCTGATGCTTGGCTCGCTTGTCATGGGTCTGTTCTCCGAGGGCAATTCTCTCATCGACGTTGGTCGCGGGGGTCCTGGCCGCGGAGATCTTGGAGAAATCATCGACGATCGTGCGACCGAGGGGTGAGAGCGTGAGGAAGTAACTAAAGGAGTGAGATTTGAGAGCAAAAGGAAACTGGTACTTCGGGCGAGAGGTGAAGGAAGCAAGGAGTTCTCTTTGGAAGGGTATGGAGAGGACGGAAGCCATGCAGGGATGGCCAGTGATGAAGAGACTTCCATGGCGGGTAAACAGAGTCCAAGAGGAGGTATATGGATAGGCCGAGAGGCCGAGAGGATAAGATTTCTTCACACAAATAGCATTGAaagcttattttttaaaatatattcaataacaataattataaaaattaattttttgaaaatCAGCAATATCGATCTTTTAGTATctattataaaaagaaaatattgacGTGCCGCCTGATATGTTTGGAtcaatgtatatttatttttttttggctCAATTTATCCCATGCCTAAATTAATAACCGAAAGTAGGTGAGTATGGACTTGAATGCTCAACCCTTTGATTGTATTGAATATGAGTTTTTATATAtggtcataaataaataaaatatttcatgaaatatttatgatgagacAGCTTTTATCCACCTCCaataatctccccttagcttcttATCTATGCGAGCGACAAGAGAAGACAACTTATAACAACTTGTCTTGAACCCTTATGTATGTGAGCAAATAGGTGGAGAATGGTCTTCATCTCCTCCTTCTACTCTAGACATCATCTGGAGGCCACAAGTCGGATGATGATTAGCTGATGATGTTCTCTTTATCATttgttctcctctctccctccctctccccCCCTCCCCCTAAGGCATGCTTTGCCAGAGAGATTTGAAGTGTGATATTTAGTTCATCCAATATGTTAAACTTATACCTCTCGATTGGTTCTCCGGCTCAACATGTTAGACGGATGACGACAGAGTTAGGGGGCACGCTCGACGAGGAGTGGCCCCTTGTTGGGAGATAGAGGTCATCAATTCAAGACATGGGTTGAGCGTGCCTCCTAACCAGACTCTCTCTTCGAGCATGGAGGTTGACGATGATGAGGATTGATTTTCTAACCTGCGAGACTCAATGGCGACCGAAAGGGAGGGTCGAGTTTTCCGAACTTCATATTTCGATCGAAGAAGGGGGTTAGGATTTTCGACCTCCCTGGCTCGGTGAGGACCACAAGCAAGGGGTGCGAGAATTGTTGGCCACAATCCATCACCGAAGGAGCCACCTCGAGCAAAGGGGGCCCATTTCTTATTGACCTGGTCGGGTTTCTCGATTGTCACACCTTAGGCAGAAGTGGGGGTCGGGTTTCTCCTAACCTCCTTGGCTCGATGAGGACCACAGGTAAGGGGTACGAACATTGTTGGCAATGATCTATCATCGACTTCCCCCTCTGATTGTTAAGGAACCCACCTCGAGCGAAGGAGCCTAATTTCTTCTCGACTTAGTCAGGTTTTTTTATTGTCATACCTTGGGAGGAGGAGAAGGTCTGGTTTCTCGACCTCCACACCTATGATAGAGGAGTGGGTTGGGTTTCCCAACTATCCTAACTCGACAAGGACTATAGGTAAGGGGCATAAGCACTGTTGGTGGCAATACATCATCGACCTATATCTCTAATTGTTAAAGGACACACCTCAAGTGGAGGGGGCTAATTTCTTCTTGACCTAGTCAGGTTTCTGGACCACCATGCCTCGAGCAGAGGAGTGGGTCAGGTTTCCCAACCACCCTAGTTCGACGAGGACCACAAGTGAGAGGTGCGAGCACTACGAGTGAAGGTCCATTGCTGGCCTACCCCTCCCATCACCGAGGGACCCACCTCGGGCGTATAGGGCTCGTTTCTTCCCAAAAGCTCATTGCTAACGATGATCCATcattgacctacctatctcatcatCTAGGGACCCACCTTAAGTGGAGGGGGCCTTTTTCTTTCTGACCTCTATGCCTTGAGCGAAGGAAGGGTCGAGTTTCTTAACCTCCCTACTAACTCGGTGAGAATGAGGTGAGGAGTGCGAGCGTTGCTGGCAATGATCCATTGTGGACCTGCCCCTCCTATCATCGAGGGACCTACCTCAAGCGAACGGGGCCCGTTTCTTCCCGACCTGGTTGCATCTCCCATGTGTCCTACATCAAGCAAATAACACCCGTTTCTTCCCGATCGGGTTGCATCTCTCGTGTGTTTTTTTCTTAATTGACATTCAGCTATATTGGTGTAAGACTTGTTAGAGTATATCTATCGGTGGCTACGTACTATGATGGGTCCTAGCTCTTAGGTTGCATTTCTAATATTGATCACTTAACATAATcacattttaaatttaattttatttgctTTCACACACATGCAAAAATGAAATTTGAACCATTTACTTTCTAAATATCATATcattcattaaaaaataaatcaattaataatttttaattaatataatttttaactaatccacatgatttaaaaattattttaatcattttcttaatcatactatataaataaaaataataataatttaaataaagtaacacattatttatgataatttaatttatgttaagagagAAAGATCATCCGTGATTGTATATaaatttcaagtgatcttcctttCTATCATattcttaaaattatttacattgtCATCTTTAAAATTTTACCATATTGTCCTAGTAAATTTTTTTatactatatttttcttttttataataaatatctaatatCATCAATTTATATTGATTCATCAAAT contains:
- the LOC135651269 gene encoding proteinaceous RNase P 1, chloroplastic/mitochondrial-like isoform X1, which codes for MASVLSIPFQRELLASFTSRPKYQFPFALKSHSFSYFLTLSPLGRTIVDDFSKISAARTPATNVDERIALGEQTHDKRAKHQRTQGDERVGRNGGRAEGGTASEVKNVELGVAKQRLAFLRSRGEGTARKSKKMTPWVRRDKEKEEERRMKKKSKKPKLREDEIDLRVKLDMRSKTGDVMGAIALYDSAVKEGIKLKQYHYNVLLYLCSAAAIGVIHPAKSGSSGSNPHYSSNESLSKHSAEAGEEDGEVVHEENAQHTSESNGALIKDASQGARKDGVPIQVSEDIRDYARTRGLEIYEKMCLEKIPMSEAALTSVARVAMSMGNGDMAFEIVKQMKPLGVTPKLRSYGPALLTFCNDGDVDKAFEVEAHMSQNGVHPEEPELEALMRASVAARRGEKVYYLLHKLRTNVRQVSPSTATVLEAWFRSSAASRLGKRKWDVQAVAEAIEKGGGGWHGQGWLGKGKWNVSHTGVSTDGVCMACGDKLVTIDLDPIETENFANSVASLANKRERNSNFHKFQKWLDYYGPFEAVVDAANIGLFSQRRFSINKVNAVVNAIRQKLPMKRWPLIIVHNKRLTGGKMNVPLNMKLLEKWKYADAIYETPTGSNDDWYWLYAAIKCKCLIVTNDEMRDHIFQVLGNDFFPRWKERHQVHFSFHEGSFEFDMPPPCSIVIQENERGHWHIPISTVQEQERERTWLCVTRAHKAIEESSNPPRESCVPNTSSNPAASYVEAKNCVASKEHSKKTSRSSLRCKVDCKANELHTVISDIEAAEKLHNCVIDFQI
- the LOC135651269 gene encoding proteinaceous RNase P 1, chloroplastic/mitochondrial-like isoform X2, yielding MASVLSIPFQRELLASFTSRPKYQFPFALKSHSFSYFLTLSPLGRTIVDDFSKISAARTPATNVDERIALGEQTHDKRAKHQRTQGDERVGRNGGRAEGGTASEVKNVELGVAKQRLAFLRSRGEGTARKSKKMTPWVRRDKEKEEERRMKKKSKKPKLREDEIDLRVKLDMRSKTGDVMGAIALYDSAVKEGIKLKQYHYNVLLYLCSAAAIGVIHPAKSGSSGSNPHYSSNESLSKHSAEAGEEDGEVVHEENAQHTSESNGALIKDASQGARKDGVPIQVSEDIRDYARTRGLEIYEKMCLEKIPMSEAALTSVARVAMSMGNGDMAFEIVKQMKPLGVTPKLRSYGPALLTFCNDGDVDKAFEVEAHMSQNGVHPEEPELEALMRASVAARRGEKVYYLLHKLRTNVRQVSPSTATVLEAWFRSSAASRLGKRKWDVQAVAEAIEKGGGGWHGQGWLGKGKWNVSHTGVSTDGVCMACGDKLVTIDLDPIETENFANSVASLANKRERNSNFHKFQKWLDYYGPFEAVVDAANIGLFSQRRFSINKVNAVVNAIRQKLPMKRWPLIIVHNKRLTGGKMNVPLNMKLLEKWKYADAIYETPTGSNDDWYWLYAAIKCKCLIVTNDEMRDHIFQVLGNDFFPRWKERHQVHFSFHEGSFEFDMPPPCSIVIQENERGHWHIPISTVQEQERERTWLCVTRAHKAIEESSNPPRGWWDV